A region from the Streptomyces tsukubensis genome encodes:
- the nusB gene encoding transcription antitermination factor NusB has product MAARSKARKRAFQILFEADQRDASAQTVLADWIRHSRTDDRQPPVSEYTMQLVEGYADYAARIDELISTYATDWDLDRMPVVDRNIIRLGTYELVWVDETPDAVVIDEAVQLAKEFSTDDSPSFVNGLLGRFKELKPSLRREGA; this is encoded by the coding sequence GTGGCCGCTCGCAGCAAGGCCCGTAAGCGCGCCTTCCAGATCCTCTTCGAGGCCGACCAGCGCGACGCGTCCGCGCAGACGGTGCTCGCCGACTGGATCCGCCACTCACGGACCGACGACCGGCAGCCGCCGGTCAGCGAGTACACGATGCAGCTGGTCGAGGGGTACGCGGATTACGCGGCCCGGATCGACGAGCTGATCTCCACCTACGCGACCGACTGGGACCTCGACCGGATGCCGGTCGTCGACCGGAACATCATCCGGCTCGGCACCTACGAGCTGGTCTGGGTCGACGAGACGCCGGACGCGGTGGTGATCGACGAGGCGGTGCAGCTCGCCAAGGAGTTCTCCACCGACGATTCGCCGTCCTTCGTCAACGGCCTCCTGGGCCGCTTCAAGGAGCTGAAGCCGTCCCTGCGGCGCGAGGGCGCCTGA
- the mltG gene encoding endolytic transglycosylase MltG: protein MTEYGRGPGSEPWHPDDPLYGDQGQGPQSVSGHDPYAGGQQQYQQHPGGPQQAYGVQDPYQQQAQQQNQQQVHDPYQQQYPQQPGGQYYHPGDQQQHQQQYDGGQPAYGTGDGTQGGHAQWDGGAYSQQQPQDPQYPHQGHGGHPHQPQHQGGEPQQQAHHQHAPQQGQAPHPADPGIAYGAAPGDRYAANPADTYSGPVPGYQDHAEADHYATPDAYPPPQPPGRRPAEPEAREGAWDAEAPEEEKHPFFTGDGEDRDDSAADDDDPAASRTSRRRGGDGAGDGERRGRPKKKSRNGCACLVVSAVLLSGLGGVSYFGYQFWQGQFGSAPDYSGAGSGSVVVEIPQGAGLAEIGRILKQQGVVKSSGAFVSAANSNQRAKGIQAGVYTLAKEMSGANAVKAMLDPRSSSNMIIPEGKRNAEIYALIDKRLSLKAGTTATTAKEQSGKLGLPAWAKGGPDIQDPLEGFLFPASYPAAKGMKPEAVLKKMVARANEEYTKADVVGKAAGLGLKNPLQLVTVASLVQAEGKYKEDFDKVARVVYNRLKPDNTETNGLLDFDSTVNYARGESKLAIGSVNKVRKFKHPYNTYSITGLPPGPIGNPGTAAINSTLNPAEGDWYYFVSVTEDETVFSVTHEDHERARQRYLAELKKNQE from the coding sequence ATGACTGAGTATGGCCGGGGCCCCGGCTCCGAACCGTGGCACCCCGACGACCCGCTCTACGGCGACCAGGGGCAGGGACCGCAGTCCGTTTCCGGCCATGATCCCTACGCCGGCGGTCAGCAGCAGTACCAGCAGCACCCGGGCGGGCCGCAGCAGGCCTACGGAGTCCAGGACCCGTACCAGCAGCAGGCCCAGCAGCAGAACCAGCAGCAGGTACACGACCCGTACCAGCAGCAGTACCCGCAGCAACCCGGCGGGCAGTACTACCACCCCGGTGACCAGCAGCAGCACCAGCAGCAGTACGACGGCGGGCAGCCGGCGTACGGCACGGGCGACGGCACCCAGGGCGGGCACGCCCAGTGGGACGGGGGAGCGTACTCCCAGCAGCAGCCGCAGGACCCGCAGTACCCGCACCAGGGCCACGGCGGGCACCCGCACCAGCCGCAGCACCAGGGCGGAGAGCCGCAGCAGCAGGCGCACCACCAGCACGCCCCGCAGCAGGGGCAGGCGCCGCATCCGGCCGACCCCGGGATCGCCTACGGAGCCGCACCCGGCGACAGATACGCCGCCAACCCCGCCGACACCTACAGCGGGCCCGTCCCCGGCTACCAGGACCACGCCGAGGCCGACCACTACGCCACCCCCGACGCCTACCCCCCGCCGCAGCCCCCCGGGCGGCGCCCCGCCGAGCCCGAGGCCCGGGAAGGGGCCTGGGACGCCGAGGCCCCCGAGGAGGAGAAGCACCCCTTCTTCACCGGTGACGGCGAAGACCGCGACGACAGTGCCGCGGACGACGACGATCCGGCCGCCTCCCGGACCTCCCGCCGCCGCGGCGGCGACGGAGCGGGCGACGGCGAGCGCCGGGGCCGCCCCAAGAAGAAGAGCCGCAACGGCTGCGCCTGCCTGGTGGTCTCCGCGGTACTGCTCAGCGGCCTCGGCGGCGTCTCGTACTTCGGCTACCAGTTCTGGCAGGGCCAGTTCGGCTCCGCCCCCGACTACAGCGGCGCCGGCAGCGGCTCCGTCGTCGTCGAGATCCCCCAGGGCGCCGGACTGGCGGAGATCGGCCGCATCCTGAAGCAGCAGGGCGTCGTCAAGAGCTCCGGGGCCTTCGTCTCCGCCGCCAACAGCAATCAGCGTGCCAAGGGCATCCAGGCCGGTGTCTACACCCTCGCCAAGGAGATGTCCGGCGCCAACGCGGTCAAGGCGATGCTCGACCCGCGCAGCAGCAGCAACATGATCATCCCCGAGGGCAAGCGGAACGCCGAGATCTACGCCCTGATCGACAAACGCCTCAGCCTCAAGGCGGGCACCACCGCCACAACGGCCAAGGAGCAGTCCGGCAAGCTCGGACTGCCCGCCTGGGCCAAGGGCGGACCCGATATCCAGGATCCGCTGGAAGGCTTCCTCTTCCCGGCCTCCTACCCCGCCGCCAAGGGCATGAAGCCCGAGGCCGTCCTCAAGAAGATGGTCGCCCGCGCCAACGAGGAGTACACCAAGGCCGACGTGGTCGGGAAGGCCGCCGGACTCGGTCTGAAGAACCCCCTCCAGCTCGTCACCGTCGCCAGCCTGGTGCAGGCCGAGGGCAAGTACAAGGAGGACTTCGACAAGGTCGCCCGGGTCGTCTACAACCGGCTCAAGCCGGACAACACCGAGACCAACGGCCTGCTCGACTTCGACTCCACCGTCAACTACGCCCGGGGCGAGAGCAAGCTCGCCATCGGCAGCGTCAACAAGGTCCGGAAGTTCAAGCACCCGTACAACACCTACAGCATCACGGGGCTGCCGCCCGGACCGATCGGCAACCCGGGCACGGCCGCCATCAACTCCACGTTGAACCCGGCGGAAGGCGACTGGTACTACTTCGTCTCGGTGACCGAGGACGAGACGGTGTTCTCGGTGACCCACGAGGACCACGAACGGGCCCGCCAGCGGTATCTGGCGGAGCTGAAGAAGAACCAGGAGTGA
- a CDS encoding AAA family ATPase: MQHPTGAPMPPRHQGQGGATGPVPPPHAPGWAQPGPPHPAAPPPRPEAALPPVPSPAEPESGTGATTLAVLLIGPAGAGKTTVARHWAARRPVPTAHISLDDVREWVCSGFADPKAGWNEHSEAQYRLARRTCGFAARNFLANGISCILDDAVFPDRPVVGLGGWKRHVGPGLLPVVLLPALETVLERNAQRSGNRRLSDEEVASIHGRMAGWYGSGLPIIDNTKYDVETTARVLDEALARAIASPPSW; this comes from the coding sequence ATGCAGCACCCGACAGGGGCCCCGATGCCGCCTCGCCATCAGGGGCAGGGCGGTGCCACCGGTCCCGTACCGCCTCCGCATGCCCCCGGCTGGGCCCAGCCGGGACCGCCGCACCCCGCCGCGCCTCCGCCGAGGCCCGAGGCCGCGCTGCCGCCCGTCCCGTCCCCCGCGGAGCCGGAGAGCGGCACCGGTGCGACGACCCTCGCCGTCCTCCTCATCGGGCCCGCCGGCGCGGGCAAGACGACCGTGGCACGGCACTGGGCCGCCCGCCGCCCCGTGCCCACCGCGCACATCAGCCTCGACGACGTCCGGGAATGGGTGTGCTCCGGATTCGCCGACCCCAAGGCCGGCTGGAACGAACACTCCGAGGCGCAGTACCGCCTCGCCCGCCGCACCTGCGGCTTCGCCGCGCGCAACTTCCTCGCCAACGGCATCTCCTGCATCCTCGACGACGCCGTCTTCCCCGACCGCCCGGTCGTCGGGCTCGGCGGCTGGAAACGCCATGTCGGACCCGGGCTGCTGCCCGTCGTCCTCCTCCCCGCCCTGGAGACCGTCCTGGAGCGCAACGCCCAGCGCAGCGGCAACCGGCGGCTGTCGGACGAGGAGGTCGCGAGCATCCACGGCCGGATGGCCGGATGGTACGGATCCGGGCTGCCGATCATCGACAACACCAAGTACGACGTGGAGACGACCGCCCGCGTCCTCGACGAGGCCCTCGCCCGGGCGATCGCCAGCCCCCCGTCCTGGTAG
- the aroQ gene encoding type II 3-dehydroquinate dehydratase encodes MSRRVLVLNGPNLGRLGSREPDVYGATSYAGLVDTCRTLGEQLGLDVDVRETNDEAELIRWLHEAADGAIPVVLNPGAFTHYSYAMRDAAAQKTAPLIEVHISNPYAREAFRHTSVVAAVATATIAGFGLGSYRLALRALAEELAP; translated from the coding sequence ATGAGCCGCCGGGTACTCGTCCTCAACGGCCCCAACCTCGGCCGCCTCGGCTCCCGGGAGCCCGACGTCTACGGCGCCACGTCCTACGCGGGACTGGTGGACACCTGCCGCACCCTCGGCGAGCAGCTCGGTCTCGACGTCGACGTCCGCGAGACCAACGACGAAGCCGAACTGATCCGCTGGCTCCACGAGGCGGCGGACGGGGCGATTCCGGTGGTGCTGAACCCCGGCGCGTTCACGCACTACTCGTACGCCATGAGGGACGCGGCGGCACAGAAGACGGCACCCCTGATCGAAGTCCACATCTCCAACCCGTACGCACGGGAGGCGTTCCGGCACACCTCGGTCGTCGCCGCCGTCGCCACCGCCACGATCGCGGGCTTCGGCCTCGGGTCCTACCGGCTGGCGCTGCGGGCGCTGGCGGAGGAACTGGCCCCCTAG
- the aroB gene encoding 3-dehydroquinate synthase — protein MTEQAVTRIRVGGTEGTAPYDVLVGRQLLDELPGLIGRAQRVAVLHPEALEGTGDAIAEDLKAQGYEVVAVQVPNAEEAKTAEVAAYCWKALGQSGFTRTDVIVGVGGGATTDLAGFVAATWLRGVRWIAVPTTVLGMVDAAVGGKTGINTAEGKNLVGAFHPPAGVLCDLAALESLPVHDYVSGLAEIIKAGFIADPAILELIESDPEAARTPAGPHTAELIERSIRVKADVVSGDLKESGRREILNYGHTLAHAIEKNERYKWRHGAAVSVGMVFAAELGRLAGRLDDATADRHAAVLQSVGLPLTYRGDQWPRLLETMKVDKKSRGNLLRFIVLDGLGKPNVLEGPDPALLLAAYGEVSS, from the coding sequence ATGACCGAGCAGGCAGTGACCCGGATCCGGGTCGGCGGCACCGAGGGCACCGCCCCGTACGACGTCCTCGTCGGCCGGCAGCTCCTCGACGAGCTGCCCGGACTGATCGGGCGGGCCCAGAGGGTCGCCGTGCTCCACCCGGAGGCGCTCGAAGGCACCGGCGATGCGATCGCGGAAGACCTCAAGGCCCAGGGGTACGAGGTCGTCGCCGTCCAGGTGCCCAACGCGGAAGAGGCCAAGACCGCAGAGGTCGCCGCCTACTGCTGGAAGGCGCTCGGACAGTCCGGCTTCACCCGCACCGATGTGATCGTCGGAGTCGGCGGCGGCGCCACCACCGACCTCGCCGGCTTCGTCGCCGCCACCTGGCTGCGCGGGGTCCGCTGGATCGCCGTGCCGACGACGGTCCTCGGCATGGTCGACGCCGCCGTCGGCGGCAAGACCGGCATCAACACCGCCGAAGGCAAGAACCTCGTGGGCGCCTTCCACCCGCCCGCGGGCGTGCTCTGCGACCTCGCCGCACTGGAATCCCTGCCCGTCCACGACTACGTCAGCGGCCTCGCCGAGATCATCAAGGCGGGCTTCATCGCGGATCCGGCGATCCTCGAACTGATCGAGTCCGACCCGGAGGCCGCGCGGACCCCTGCCGGACCGCACACCGCCGAGCTGATCGAACGGTCCATCCGGGTCAAGGCCGACGTCGTCTCCGGCGACCTCAAGGAATCCGGCCGCCGCGAGATCCTCAACTACGGCCACACCCTCGCCCACGCCATCGAGAAGAACGAGCGCTACAAGTGGCGCCACGGCGCGGCCGTCTCGGTCGGCATGGTGTTCGCCGCCGAACTGGGCCGGCTCGCCGGACGGCTCGACGACGCCACGGCCGACCGGCACGCGGCCGTCCTCCAGTCCGTCGGCCTGCCCCTCACCTACCGCGGCGACCAGTGGCCCCGGCTGCTGGAGACCATGAAGGTCGACAAGAAGTCCCGCGGCAACCTGCTCCGGTTCATCGTCCTCGACGGACTCGGCAAGCCGAACGTCCTGGAAGGACCCGACCCGGCACTGCTGCTCGCCGCCTACGGGGAAGTGTCGTCATGA
- a CDS encoding aminopeptidase P family protein: protein MAEVFAARRDRLRERYAENGGAVLISRPANVRYLAGTAPPGAVLLIGPAAGDGDTLCCPATPLSGATVTGRPDDGLRPALLPEDGPDPVIAAAGLAHRAKAGELAVEEHHLTVARYRAIGSELPRLRLADVGLAVERQRIVKDEEEIACLRIAAEITDQALGELLESILVGRTERHLALELERRLVDHGADGPAFPTSVATGPNSGRRGHRPTDRRVEEGDFLTVCVGADYRGYRCEIGRTFVIGTTPADWQIELYDLVFAAQRAARESLRPGMAYRDVDLAARRILDGAGHGAGLAPLTGHGVGLEIDEDPQLTPAAMGKLDACVPVTVEPGVHLPGRGGVRIDDTLVVRQEADGGPELLTITTKELLAL, encoded by the coding sequence ATGGCAGAGGTGTTCGCGGCCCGCCGCGACCGGTTGCGGGAGCGGTACGCAGAGAACGGCGGCGCGGTCCTGATCTCCCGCCCCGCCAATGTGCGCTATCTCGCCGGGACGGCCCCGCCGGGGGCCGTCCTGCTGATCGGGCCGGCCGCCGGAGACGGGGACACCCTGTGCTGCCCCGCCACCCCGCTCTCCGGCGCCACGGTCACCGGCCGCCCCGACGACGGGCTCCGCCCGGCCCTGCTGCCCGAGGACGGCCCCGACCCCGTGATCGCGGCGGCCGGGCTGGCCCACCGGGCCAAGGCCGGGGAACTCGCCGTCGAAGAGCACCATCTGACCGTCGCCCGCTACCGCGCCATCGGCTCCGAACTGCCCCGGCTCCGGCTGGCCGACGTCGGGCTCGCCGTCGAGCGCCAGCGGATCGTCAAGGACGAGGAGGAGATCGCCTGCCTCCGGATCGCCGCCGAGATCACCGACCAGGCGCTCGGCGAACTCCTGGAATCCATCCTGGTGGGCCGCACCGAACGGCATCTCGCCCTGGAGCTGGAGCGCCGGCTGGTCGACCACGGCGCCGACGGCCCCGCCTTCCCCACCTCCGTCGCCACCGGACCGAACTCGGGCCGCCGGGGCCACCGGCCCACCGACCGGCGGGTCGAGGAAGGCGACTTCCTCACCGTCTGTGTCGGCGCCGACTACCGCGGCTACCGCTGCGAGATCGGCCGTACCTTCGTCATCGGCACCACCCCGGCGGACTGGCAGATCGAACTGTACGACCTGGTTTTCGCCGCCCAGCGGGCCGCCCGGGAATCCCTGCGGCCGGGCATGGCCTACCGCGACGTGGACCTCGCCGCGCGCCGGATCCTCGACGGTGCGGGCCATGGAGCGGGCCTGGCGCCGCTCACCGGGCACGGGGTCGGGCTCGAAATCGACGAGGACCCGCAGTTGACTCCGGCGGCCATGGGTAAACTGGACGCTTGCGTGCCGGTCACCGTCGAACCGGGGGTCCACCTTCCGGGCCGGGGCGGGGTCCGGATTGATGACACGCTCGTCGTACGCCAGGAGGCGGACGGCGGACCCGAGCTACTCACCATCACGACCAAGGAGCTGCTCGCGCTCTAG
- a CDS encoding shikimate dehydrogenase — translation MTPGRGGAEDGRTDGTAKRRAAVLGSPIAHSLSPVLHRAAYTALGLAEWTYDRFEIDETALPGFVRGLDADWAGLSLTMPLKRAIIPLLDGISPTAASVEAVNTVVRDGEGRLTGDNTDIPGMVAALRERGVTAVPSAAVLGAGATAASALAALARICEGPVTAYVRGPARAAEMRGWGERLGLDVRTEDWERAAAALDAPLVIATTPAGAADALADRVPERPGTLFDVLYDPWPTPLAAGWAERGGAVVGGLDLLVHQAVLQVEQMTGRSPAPLAAMREAGERALRAR, via the coding sequence GTGACCCCAGGACGCGGCGGTGCGGAGGACGGCCGTACGGACGGTACGGCGAAGCGGCGCGCGGCGGTCCTGGGGTCGCCGATCGCCCATTCGCTCTCGCCCGTCCTGCACCGCGCCGCCTACACGGCGCTGGGGCTCGCGGAGTGGACGTACGACCGCTTCGAGATCGACGAGACGGCGCTCCCGGGCTTCGTCCGCGGTCTCGACGCCGACTGGGCCGGGCTCTCGCTGACCATGCCGCTCAAGCGGGCGATCATCCCCCTGCTCGACGGCATCAGCCCCACCGCGGCCTCGGTGGAGGCCGTCAACACCGTCGTACGCGACGGCGAGGGCCGCCTCACCGGTGACAACACCGATATCCCCGGAATGGTCGCCGCCCTGCGCGAGCGGGGCGTCACCGCCGTACCGTCCGCGGCCGTCCTGGGCGCGGGAGCCACCGCCGCGTCCGCGCTCGCCGCGCTCGCCCGGATCTGCGAAGGCCCCGTCACCGCGTACGTCCGCGGACCGGCCCGGGCCGCCGAGATGCGCGGCTGGGGCGAGCGCCTCGGCCTGGACGTCCGCACCGAGGACTGGGAGCGGGCCGCCGCGGCCCTGGACGCCCCGCTGGTGATCGCCACCACCCCCGCCGGGGCCGCCGACGCCCTCGCGGACCGGGTCCCCGAACGGCCCGGCACCCTCTTCGACGTCCTCTACGACCCCTGGCCCACCCCGCTCGCCGCCGGCTGGGCCGAACGCGGCGGGGCCGTCGTCGGCGGTCTCGACCTCCTCGTCCACCAGGCCGTCCTCCAGGTCGAGCAGATGACCGGCCGCAGTCCCGCACCGCTCGCCGCGATGCGCGAAGCGGGCGAACGGGCCCTCCGCGCCCGCTGA
- a CDS encoding shikimate kinase has protein sequence MSAPLIVLVGPMGSGKSTVGEVLARRLGVPYRDTDADIVTAEGREISDIFIEDGEPHFRELERAAVREALAVHSGVLALGGGAILDSTTRALLSGLPVVYLSLEVDEAVRRTGLNQARPLLAVNPRRQWRELMDARRPLYTEVARAVVATDDRTPDEVAAAILDALELKDYPA, from the coding sequence GTGAGCGCCCCGCTGATCGTCCTGGTCGGGCCCATGGGCTCCGGCAAGTCCACGGTGGGGGAGGTACTGGCCCGGCGCCTCGGCGTCCCCTACCGCGACACCGACGCGGACATCGTCACCGCCGAGGGCCGGGAGATCTCCGACATCTTCATCGAGGACGGCGAACCGCACTTCCGCGAACTGGAGCGGGCCGCGGTCCGGGAAGCCCTCGCCGTCCACAGCGGGGTGCTCGCCCTCGGCGGCGGTGCGATCCTCGACTCCACCACCCGCGCGCTCCTCTCCGGACTGCCCGTCGTCTACCTCTCCCTGGAGGTCGACGAAGCCGTCCGGCGCACCGGGCTGAACCAGGCCCGGCCGCTGCTCGCCGTCAACCCCCGCCGCCAGTGGCGCGAGCTGATGGACGCCCGGCGCCCCCTCTACACCGAGGTGGCGCGGGCCGTCGTGGCCACCGACGACCGCACCCCCGACGAGGTCGCCGCCGCGATCCTCGACGCCCTGGAGCTGAAGGACTACCCCGCATGA
- the efp gene encoding elongation factor P, producing the protein MASTNDLKNGMVLKLDNGQLWSVVEFQHVKPGKGPAFVRTKLKNVLSGKIVDKTFNAGVKVETATVDRRDMQFSYMDGDYFVFMDMQTYDQLHIERKAVGDSANFLIEGFEATVATHEGEVLYVELPAAVELVIAETEPGVQGDRSTGGTKPAKLETGYEVQVPLFITTGEKIKVDTRSGDYLSRVNS; encoded by the coding sequence GTGGCTTCCACGAACGACCTCAAGAACGGCATGGTGCTCAAGCTCGACAACGGCCAGCTCTGGTCCGTCGTCGAGTTCCAGCACGTCAAGCCCGGCAAGGGCCCGGCCTTCGTGCGCACCAAGCTCAAGAACGTGCTGTCCGGAAAGATCGTCGACAAGACGTTCAACGCCGGTGTGAAGGTCGAGACGGCCACCGTCGACCGCCGTGACATGCAGTTCTCGTACATGGACGGCGACTACTTCGTCTTCATGGACATGCAGACGTACGACCAGCTCCACATCGAGCGCAAGGCCGTCGGCGACTCCGCCAACTTCCTGATCGAGGGCTTCGAGGCCACGGTCGCCACCCACGAGGGCGAGGTGCTCTACGTGGAGCTGCCCGCCGCCGTCGAGCTGGTGATCGCCGAGACCGAGCCGGGCGTCCAGGGCGACCGCTCCACCGGTGGCACCAAGCCCGCCAAGCTGGAGACGGGCTACGAGGTGCAGGTGCCGCTCTTCATCACCACCGGTGAGAAGATCAAGGTCGACACCCGTTCCGGCGACTACCTCAGCCGGGTGAACAGCTAA
- the aroC gene encoding chorismate synthase, translating into MSRLRWLTAGESHGPALVATLEGLPAGVPVTTELVADHLARRRLGYGRGARMKFERDEITFIGGVRHGLTLGSPVAIMVGNSEWPKWEKVMAADPVDPDELAALARNAPLTRPRPGHADLAGMQKYGLEEARPILERASARETAARVALGAVARSYLKETAGIEIVSHVVEFGAAKAPKGVYPTPADVERLDADPVRCLDADASKAMVAEIDQAHKDGDTLGGVVEVLAYDVPVGLGSHVHWDRRLDARLAAALMGIQAIKGVELGDGFDLARVPGSQAHDEIVATADGLRRTSGRSGGTEGGMSTGELLRVRAAMKPIATVPKALATVDITTGEAASAHHQRSDVAAVPAAGIVAEAMVALVLADAVAEKFGGDNVAETRRNVRSYLDNLHIR; encoded by the coding sequence TTGAGCAGGTTGCGTTGGCTGACCGCGGGGGAATCGCACGGACCCGCACTGGTGGCGACGCTGGAGGGACTTCCCGCCGGTGTCCCGGTCACCACGGAGCTGGTGGCCGACCACCTCGCCCGCCGGCGCCTGGGCTACGGCCGCGGCGCGCGGATGAAGTTCGAGCGCGACGAGATCACCTTCATCGGCGGGGTCCGGCACGGGCTCACCCTCGGCTCCCCGGTCGCGATCATGGTCGGCAACAGCGAGTGGCCCAAATGGGAGAAGGTCATGGCGGCCGACCCCGTCGACCCCGACGAGCTGGCCGCGCTCGCCCGTAACGCACCCCTGACCCGCCCCCGGCCCGGCCACGCCGACCTCGCGGGAATGCAGAAGTACGGCCTCGAAGAGGCCCGGCCGATCCTGGAGCGCGCCAGCGCCCGCGAGACCGCCGCCCGCGTCGCCCTCGGCGCCGTCGCCCGCTCCTACCTCAAGGAGACCGCGGGCATCGAGATCGTCTCCCACGTCGTCGAATTCGGCGCCGCCAAGGCCCCCAAGGGCGTCTACCCGACCCCCGCCGACGTCGAGCGGCTCGACGCCGACCCGGTGCGCTGCCTGGACGCCGACGCCAGCAAGGCGATGGTCGCCGAGATCGACCAGGCCCACAAGGACGGCGACACCCTCGGCGGAGTCGTCGAGGTGCTCGCGTACGACGTCCCCGTCGGACTCGGCTCCCACGTCCACTGGGACCGCCGCCTCGACGCCCGGCTCGCCGCCGCGCTCATGGGCATCCAGGCCATCAAGGGCGTCGAACTCGGAGACGGCTTCGACCTCGCCCGGGTCCCCGGCTCCCAGGCCCACGACGAGATCGTCGCCACCGCCGACGGACTGCGCCGCACCTCCGGCCGCTCCGGCGGCACCGAAGGCGGCATGTCCACCGGCGAGCTGCTCCGGGTGCGCGCCGCGATGAAGCCCATCGCGACCGTCCCCAAGGCCCTCGCCACCGTCGACATCACCACCGGCGAGGCCGCCTCCGCGCACCACCAGCGCTCCGACGTCGCCGCCGTCCCCGCCGCCGGGATCGTCGCCGAAGCCATGGTCGCCCTGGTGCTCGCCGACGCGGTCGCCGAGAAGTTCGGCGGCGACAACGTCGCCGAGACCCGCCGCAACGTCCGCTCCTACCTCGACAACCTGCACATCCGGTGA
- the ruvX gene encoding Holliday junction resolvase RuvX, with amino-acid sequence MRRGRRLAIDVGDARIGVASCDPDGVLATPVETVPGRDVPAAHRRLRALVEEYEPIEVVVGLPRSLNGQEGPAAGKVRTFARELARGIAPVPVRLVDERMTTVTAGQGLRAAGVTAKKGRSFIDQAAAVVILQNALESERASGAPPGESVEGIV; translated from the coding sequence GTGAGACGCGGACGCCGCCTCGCGATCGACGTCGGGGACGCCCGCATCGGGGTCGCCTCGTGCGACCCCGACGGGGTCCTCGCCACCCCGGTGGAGACCGTGCCGGGACGCGATGTCCCGGCCGCCCACCGGCGGCTGCGCGCACTCGTCGAGGAGTACGAACCCATCGAGGTCGTCGTCGGGCTGCCCCGCTCCCTCAACGGGCAGGAGGGCCCGGCCGCGGGCAAGGTCCGGACCTTCGCCCGGGAGCTGGCGCGGGGCATCGCCCCCGTACCGGTGCGGCTCGTCGACGAGCGGATGACGACGGTCACCGCCGGACAGGGTCTGCGGGCCGCGGGAGTGACGGCCAAAAAGGGCCGTTCCTTCATCGACCAGGCGGCCGCCGTGGTGATCCTCCAGAACGCGCTGGAGTCCGAACGGGCGTCGGGAGCACCCCCCGGTGAGAGCGTCGAAGGGATTGTCTGA